A region from the Mesorhizobium sp. J8 genome encodes:
- a CDS encoding DnaJ domain-containing protein: protein MFIDYYELLEISPNANSETIERIFRYFAMRYHPDNRETGNESRFSEIVEAHNTLRDPVKRAQYDILYREHLGLRHELTEGARDGGGMERDSVIQANLLSLLYVRRRRDVNNPGIGDEELERLSGCPREHLEFHLWYLKAKGFIGRTENGTFAITVEGIDHAGAKHNTGRTDATRLLDHAD, encoded by the coding sequence ATGTTCATCGATTACTACGAACTTCTGGAAATAAGCCCGAACGCCAATTCTGAGACCATCGAGCGGATCTTCCGCTACTTTGCCATGCGCTACCATCCCGACAATCGGGAAACCGGCAATGAATCGCGTTTCAGCGAAATCGTGGAAGCCCACAATACGCTTCGTGATCCAGTCAAACGGGCACAGTACGACATTCTTTATCGCGAGCATCTTGGCCTTCGTCACGAACTCACGGAAGGAGCGCGCGACGGTGGCGGCATGGAAAGGGACAGCGTCATCCAAGCCAATCTACTGTCGCTTCTCTATGTGAGGCGCCGGCGGGACGTCAACAATCCGGGCATCGGCGACGAAGAGCTCGAGCGCTTGTCGGGCTGCCCTCGCGAGCACCTGGAATTCCATCTGTGGTACCTCAAGGCGAAGGGCTTCATCGGCAGAACCGAGAACGGAACGTTCGCCATCACCGTCGAAGGCATCGATCATGCCGGGGCCAAGCACAATACGGGTCGTACCGACGCCACCCGCCTTCTCGATCACGCCGATTAG
- a CDS encoding exopolysaccharide production repressor protein, whose amino-acid sequence MGEIADGRTWSRRSIGQMYFPQFLVGMVATLLVILGWTFMSTGSVWMAIGWTFLAAVVLQAGYFVAVLWLVHGETRVTDEGKTDASSAPVKIPGPFERDGIVHALILRLFPKLLP is encoded by the coding sequence ATGGGCGAGATCGCCGATGGCCGAACGTGGTCGCGGCGCTCGATTGGGCAAATGTATTTTCCGCAGTTTCTTGTGGGAATGGTGGCAACGCTTCTGGTCATCCTCGGCTGGACCTTCATGTCCACGGGATCCGTCTGGATGGCGATCGGTTGGACATTCCTGGCGGCCGTGGTTCTGCAGGCCGGCTATTTCGTGGCCGTGCTCTGGCTCGTGCATGGCGAAACCCGCGTGACCGACGAAGGCAAGACGGATGCAAGCTCGGCGCCTGTGAAGATTCCCGGCCCGTTCGAACGCGACGGCATCGTTCACGCCCTCATCTTGCGGCTGTTCCCGAAATTGCTTCCCTGA
- a CDS encoding DUF1236 domain-containing protein has protein sequence MKHLLITSMIALGVGCGAAMAQTESAQPSGGDNNCAAGTADCQKGGKAGGQAQGEMKSKTEMNAQGKAGANTEEQAQGKAKMKTDEQAQGQTGTGTDQNAQDNTQLKKKQAQGKTGTTEQNAQGNTKMQTEQNAQGKTGTTEQNAQNKTKTQTDQQAQGKTGTTEQNAQGGNTKMQTQQNAQGKTGTTTEQNAQGNTKMQTEQNAQGNTNVETDQNKTASINNVTVEQKTQITQVIHETHVEPVRDVSFDVSVGVEVPRHKVRLHRLPARIVKIVPAYENYEYFVLADGRIVIVDPDTYKIVVVLS, from the coding sequence ATGAAACACCTGCTTATCACGAGCATGATCGCGCTCGGCGTCGGTTGCGGCGCCGCGATGGCGCAAACCGAATCCGCACAGCCGAGCGGCGGCGACAACAATTGCGCGGCCGGCACGGCCGATTGCCAGAAGGGCGGCAAGGCCGGCGGGCAGGCGCAGGGCGAGATGAAATCGAAAACCGAGATGAACGCCCAGGGCAAGGCCGGCGCCAACACCGAAGAGCAGGCCCAGGGCAAGGCCAAGATGAAGACCGACGAGCAGGCCCAGGGTCAGACCGGCACCGGTACCGATCAAAACGCCCAGGACAATACACAGCTGAAGAAGAAACAGGCACAGGGCAAGACCGGCACCACGGAGCAGAACGCTCAGGGCAACACCAAGATGCAGACTGAGCAGAACGCCCAGGGCAAGACCGGCACGACCGAGCAGAATGCCCAGAACAAGACCAAGACCCAGACCGATCAGCAGGCGCAGGGTAAGACTGGCACCACTGAGCAGAATGCTCAGGGCGGCAATACCAAGATGCAGACCCAGCAGAACGCGCAGGGCAAGACCGGCACAACCACCGAGCAGAATGCTCAGGGCAATACCAAGATGCAGACCGAGCAGAATGCCCAGGGCAACACCAATGTCGAGACAGACCAGAACAAGACGGCCTCGATCAACAACGTGACGGTGGAGCAGAAGACACAGATCACGCAGGTCATTCATGAGACCCATGTCGAGCCGGTTCGCGACGTCAGCTTCGACGTCTCGGTCGGCGTCGAGGTGCCGCGCCACAAGGTGCGTCTGCATCGTCTGCCGGCCCGTATCGTCAAGATCGTTCCGGCCTATGAGAACTATGAGTATTTCGTGTTGGCCGATGGACGCATCGTCATCGTCGACCCGGACACCTACAAGATCGTAGTGGTCCTGAGCTGA
- a CDS encoding DUF1236 domain-containing protein has protein sequence MKMHFTSAAAGLLLLAGIGAAAAQDVVIAPEQETVIKEYVHKQPLASVEVPGVKLSVGSTLPDTVELHEVPNVKYRYVVVDNQTVIVDPGTRKIVKVLD, from the coding sequence ATGAAAATGCACTTCACCTCCGCCGCCGCCGGCTTGCTGCTTCTTGCCGGCATTGGCGCGGCTGCCGCGCAGGATGTCGTCATCGCGCCGGAGCAGGAAACGGTTATCAAGGAATACGTGCATAAGCAGCCACTGGCTTCGGTCGAGGTCCCCGGCGTCAAGCTCAGCGTCGGCAGCACGCTTCCCGACACGGTCGAACTGCACGAGGTTCCCAATGTGAAATACCGGTATGTTGTCGTCGACAACCAGACGGTTATCGTCGATCCCGGTACACGCAAGATCGTCAAGGTGCTCGATTAA
- a CDS encoding DUF982 domain-containing protein yields MKLPNTLKSIGRRCMQKGSIRSDIELRTPVAIAVGAGFKRQITSLTAMQNFLKEWPPAERDESYVMALRACEAARGGEIDLDKARQAFLIFAKKAGIEWTGADPVVMLREAKIRRSRARESRAQNRHVPG; encoded by the coding sequence TTGAAACTTCCCAATACTTTGAAATCCATAGGGCGGCGGTGCATGCAAAAAGGTTCCATCAGAAGCGACATCGAACTTCGAACCCCGGTGGCGATCGCCGTCGGCGCCGGTTTCAAGCGCCAGATCACTTCGCTGACGGCGATGCAGAATTTTCTCAAGGAGTGGCCGCCGGCAGAGCGCGACGAGAGCTATGTGATGGCCTTGCGCGCCTGCGAGGCGGCGCGGGGCGGAGAGATCGATCTCGACAAAGCGCGGCAGGCATTCCTCATCTTTGCGAAGAAGGCGGGGATCGAGTGGACCGGCGCCGATCCGGTCGTGATGCTACGCGAAGCAAAGATCCGGCGCAGCCGGGCGCGCGAAAGCCGGGCGCAGAACCGACACGTGCCTGGATAG
- a CDS encoding DUF2934 domain-containing protein, with amino-acid sequence MTDDRHERIRQRAHEIWEQAGRPEGAHLEHWDRATAEIDAAGKTKAKGPTKASAKVEKAKAKAPVKAKAPKPKAKA; translated from the coding sequence GTGACGGACGACAGGCACGAACGCATTCGCCAGCGGGCGCACGAGATTTGGGAGCAGGCCGGCCGGCCTGAAGGCGCGCATCTCGAGCACTGGGACCGGGCGACCGCCGAGATCGATGCGGCGGGCAAGACGAAGGCGAAGGGTCCGACGAAGGCCTCCGCCAAGGTCGAGAAGGCCAAAGCCAAGGCTCCCGTCAAGGCAAAGGCGCCCAAACCGAAGGCCAAGGCCTGA
- a CDS encoding helix-turn-helix transcriptional regulator — protein MMDSRHRLQQARAQAGYASPSDAARALRDINKNTLISHENGNRPLSRKAAEKYGRLFGVDPGWLLFNADGAEAAPVSLVSSPVTVDVPIVSWISAGELGSQDSVVNLSDYPTIPAADLEEGEWIALRVDGPSMNKISPPDSIIFVNLRDKRLVTNGCYVIADETGRATYKRYRPNDNPPFQPASYLDIPPPELEGAITIIGRVKRSMIDM, from the coding sequence ATGATGGATTCCCGGCACAGATTGCAGCAGGCGCGCGCCCAGGCCGGCTATGCCTCGCCCAGCGATGCGGCCCGCGCCTTGCGCGACATCAACAAGAACACGCTGATCAGCCACGAGAACGGCAACAGGCCATTGTCGCGGAAAGCTGCCGAGAAATACGGCCGGCTGTTCGGCGTCGACCCCGGCTGGCTCTTGTTCAATGCCGACGGCGCGGAGGCGGCGCCGGTCAGCCTCGTCTCCTCGCCCGTCACCGTCGACGTGCCGATCGTGTCCTGGATCAGCGCCGGCGAGCTCGGCAGCCAGGACAGCGTCGTCAACCTCTCCGACTATCCGACCATCCCCGCCGCCGACCTCGAGGAAGGCGAATGGATCGCGCTCCGCGTCGACGGTCCGTCGATGAACAAGATCTCCCCGCCGGATTCGATCATCTTCGTCAATTTGCGCGACAAGCGGCTGGTGACTAATGGCTGCTACGTGATCGCCGACGAAACCGGACGCGCCACCTACAAGCGCTATCGCCCGAACGACAACCCGCCATTCCAGCCGGCCTCCTATCTCGACATTCCACCGCCGGAGCTGGAGGGGGCGATCACCATCATCGGGCGGGTAAAGCGGTCGATGATCGATATGTGA
- a CDS encoding GcrA cell cycle regulator has translation MAAAYTEKEIGEIAALLKEGLSASRIAGRFSALRGAPVSRSAIIGIVHRNAGLSAIGFANPKGGRAGGRPRKHARHDRPGRRGSAIAGGMTLSEPAALSRYVELVEGASTEAANLPSCGGDAREGRGRPAGAAVHGVPFEPGDVTAGALLKAKKPKTRKTARTLPPAWLAPSAHQKSEAHLYKLPAPPPAKNPGRQPHVAAMRFLDCLFGRCRAPLDLALREDAEADPVGVRPGPNMLCCGLPTSATRSYCAHHHARFHGQRGRGG, from the coding sequence ATGGCCGCTGCCTACACCGAAAAGGAAATCGGCGAGATCGCCGCCTTGCTGAAAGAGGGGCTTTCGGCTTCGCGCATCGCCGGCCGCTTCAGCGCGCTGCGCGGCGCTCCGGTCTCGCGCAGCGCCATCATCGGCATCGTCCACCGCAATGCCGGCTTAAGCGCCATTGGCTTCGCCAATCCCAAAGGCGGCCGCGCCGGCGGCAGACCGAGGAAGCACGCGCGGCACGATCGTCCTGGCCGGCGGGGCAGCGCGATAGCTGGAGGGATGACGCTTTCGGAGCCGGCGGCGCTTTCCAGATATGTCGAATTGGTGGAAGGCGCCAGCACGGAGGCTGCCAATCTCCCTTCTTGCGGGGGAGATGCCCGGGAGGGCAGAGGCCGGCCCGCTGGCGCCGCGGTCCATGGCGTTCCCTTTGAGCCGGGCGATGTCACCGCCGGCGCCCTCCTCAAGGCCAAAAAGCCCAAAACCCGCAAAACCGCCCGCACGCTTCCGCCCGCCTGGCTCGCCCCAAGCGCCCACCAAAAATCCGAAGCGCATCTTTACAAACTCCCGGCGCCGCCTCCGGCGAAAAACCCCGGCCGCCAGCCGCATGTGGCGGCGATGCGCTTCCTCGACTGCCTGTTCGGCCGCTGCCGCGCGCCGCTTGATCTGGCGTTGCGCGAGGATGCCGAAGCCGATCCCGTCGGCGTGCGCCCGGGACCGAACATGCTCTGCTGCGGCCTTCCGACGTCGGCCACCCGCTCCTACTGTGCGCATCACCATGCAAGGTTCCACGGCCAGCGTGGGAGAGGGGGGTGA
- a CDS encoding DUF6456 domain-containing protein has translation MPRKSAKKPQPPKLPKGEAEQVRIRREIGHDFALKEDRFGRQRLTPGTAEARRVYEVSNGGYTSTGGVVRLRNVDPLTGITSLTRQQREAGQRFRDDFERAARHGLQPQSWSERVDASRVGGGVPDRVLSAGRAHAHAAAALAHWEVAEVVRKTCLEGQSVKAIAERSAEGRDVVVKLLKVGLDLLAVHYGMMGRKVG, from the coding sequence ATGCCCCGGAAATCCGCCAAGAAACCGCAGCCGCCAAAGCTCCCCAAGGGCGAGGCAGAGCAGGTGCGCATCCGCCGCGAAATCGGCCATGATTTTGCGCTGAAGGAGGACCGCTTCGGTCGCCAGCGGCTGACCCCCGGCACGGCCGAGGCGCGACGCGTCTACGAAGTGTCGAATGGCGGCTACACTTCCACCGGTGGCGTCGTGCGCCTGCGCAATGTCGATCCGCTCACCGGCATCACCTCGCTGACGCGCCAGCAGCGCGAGGCCGGCCAGCGCTTTCGCGACGATTTCGAGCGCGCCGCCCGCCACGGCCTGCAGCCGCAATCCTGGAGCGAGCGCGTTGACGCCAGCCGCGTGGGCGGCGGCGTCCCCGACCGCGTCCTCTCAGCCGGCCGCGCCCACGCCCACGCCGCAGCCGCGCTCGCGCATTGGGAGGTGGCGGAGGTGGTGCGCAAAACCTGCCTCGAAGGCCAGTCGGTGAAGGCCATCGCGGAACGCAGCGCCGAGGGGAGGGATGTGGTGGTGAAGCTGCTGAAGGTCGGGCTCGATTTGCTGGCGGTGCACTATGGGATGATGGGGAGGAAGGTGGGGTGA
- a CDS encoding SEL1-like repeat protein, with protein MTRLIARLLISLVVVAAIGAGLLLLRNSRMDSGVQALKREDGTAALESLKPLAQLGDRTAQMLVGSIYAYGWGGVRKNDTDAIYWFRRLGSAGPLVAEEGADPAAPYQLMVAKAYAAGADGVRADAGESSKWLKLAAEAGSKEAAVSLSQSQH; from the coding sequence ATGACCAGGCTGATTGCTCGGCTCCTGATAAGCCTGGTCGTAGTGGCGGCAATCGGCGCGGGCTTGCTGCTGCTGCGAAATAGTCGGATGGATAGCGGCGTGCAAGCGCTGAAGCGGGAAGACGGCACCGCTGCATTGGAGAGCCTGAAACCGCTGGCGCAACTCGGGGATAGAACTGCCCAGATGCTCGTGGGGTCAATCTACGCCTACGGATGGGGCGGAGTTCGCAAGAATGATACTGACGCGATTTACTGGTTCCGTCGCCTTGGCTCGGCGGGCCCGCTGGTTGCCGAGGAGGGCGCCGATCCCGCAGCGCCTTACCAGCTTATGGTGGCAAAGGCCTATGCCGCCGGTGCGGACGGGGTGAGGGCCGATGCCGGCGAAAGTTCGAAGTGGCTGAAACTGGCCGCGGAAGCTGGAAGCAAGGAGGCGGCCGTATCGCTCTCCCAATCTCAGCATTGA
- a CDS encoding DUF763 domain-containing protein, which translates to MTQRSGSADLPLHGGRVPKWLGERMTKLGAVLCEAIIHHYGRDELLRRLAHPFWFQSFGAVMGMDWHSSGITTSVIGALKRGLNPMASELGIHVCGGRGAHSRKTPGELLAIGDRVGLDGEALATASRLVAKVDSAAVQDGYDLYLHGFIVADDGRWVVVQQGMNGDARQARRYHWLSGGLKSFVDQPHAAIEGETQGEIVNLTDRRAEKARGSQIELLKTMSPEKILSELAVLEPQPEPEPAAQPFLPNLVMPAHHDVRESDIVMRRLHGNIASAIESGPKDFPELLLVPGVGPRTVRALAMVSEVVHGAPYRFSDPARFSLAHGGKDRHPFPVPLKVYDETISVLKSAVGKAKLGRNEELEALRRLDGESRRMERYVTGPSLKEIVAGEMDQSHLLGGRSVFGWEGKPQRNEADERDGAKGFR; encoded by the coding sequence TTGACGCAGCGAAGCGGCAGCGCCGACCTGCCGCTGCATGGCGGGCGGGTCCCGAAATGGCTGGGCGAGCGCATGACGAAGCTCGGCGCGGTGCTGTGCGAAGCGATCATCCACCATTACGGCCGCGACGAGCTTCTGCGGCGGCTTGCGCATCCCTTCTGGTTCCAGTCCTTTGGCGCCGTAATGGGCATGGACTGGCATTCCTCCGGCATCACCACTTCCGTCATCGGTGCGCTGAAGCGCGGGCTGAACCCAATGGCCAGCGAGCTCGGCATCCATGTCTGCGGCGGGCGCGGCGCGCATTCGCGCAAGACGCCGGGCGAGCTGCTGGCGATCGGCGACCGCGTCGGCCTGGACGGCGAGGCTCTCGCCACCGCCAGCCGGCTGGTGGCCAAGGTGGACAGCGCCGCCGTGCAGGACGGCTACGACCTCTACCTGCACGGCTTCATCGTCGCCGATGACGGGCGCTGGGTGGTGGTGCAGCAGGGCATGAACGGCGACGCCCGCCAGGCGCGCCGCTATCACTGGCTGTCGGGGGGGCTCAAAAGCTTCGTCGATCAGCCGCATGCGGCGATCGAGGGCGAGACGCAAGGCGAGATCGTCAACCTCACCGACCGTCGCGCCGAAAAGGCGCGTGGAAGCCAGATTGAGTTGCTCAAGACAATGAGCCCGGAAAAGATCCTGAGCGAGCTTGCCGTGCTGGAGCCGCAGCCTGAGCCGGAGCCCGCCGCGCAGCCGTTCTTACCCAACCTCGTCATGCCGGCGCATCACGACGTGCGCGAGAGCGACATCGTCATGCGCCGCCTGCACGGCAATATCGCGTCCGCGATCGAAAGCGGGCCGAAGGATTTCCCCGAACTGCTCCTGGTCCCCGGCGTCGGCCCGCGCACGGTGCGTGCTCTAGCCATGGTCTCGGAAGTGGTGCACGGCGCGCCCTACCGCTTCTCCGACCCGGCCCGCTTCTCGCTAGCCCATGGCGGCAAGGACCGCCACCCCTTCCCCGTGCCGCTGAAAGTCTATGACGAGACAATCTCGGTGCTGAAATCGGCGGTGGGGAAGGCGAAGCTCGGACGGAACGAGGAACTGGAGGCGCTGAGGCGGCTGGACGGGGAGTCACGCCGGATGGAGAGGTATGTCACGGGGCCGAGCCTGAAGGAGATCGTCGCCGGCGAGATGGACCAGTCGCATCTGCTGGGGGGCAGGAGCGTGTTTGGGTGGGAGGGGAAGCCTCAGAGAAACGAAGCAGACGAGCGAGACGGCGCAAAGGGATTTCGTTGA
- a CDS encoding AI-2E family transporter translates to MAANRRNGAAASEPALANLLAASRGHPRTALPTVASVVITVAALYFGREVFLPIAVAVLLTFAIAPVVSWLKRVGIPRLAAVIASVAGAFAALSLFSFVVATQVSDLAQNIPIYQINILTKVRALKENGLGGGIISRLSGVIERVGQEIDRQEPQLPSAAQTPKREPIPVEVVSHQKPLEVLQNLIEPLISPLGSAGLVVIVVIFMLMEREDLRDRFIRLVGYGDLHRTTQALQDAGKRVGQYLLMQLVVNTIYAVPITVGLWVLGIPNALLWGLLALALRFVPYIGPIIGALLPLFLALAVAPGWSLLLWTAALFIVVELITGNVIEPWLYGSHTGLSPLAIIVAAIFWTWLWGPIGLVLSTPLTVCLVVLGRHVPQFEFLDVLFGNEPVLEPHARLYQRLLAGDPDEATDHAEEMLEDKYLFEFYGKVAIPALLLGEQDRERGVMDDEQRRQVADSAMTLVANLDDSAQQEAEEEDESEQAAAADEKAADEKTGEKSSGEAKSAEEGAEEEIDLPDGSGIAVLCAGGRGELDDAAAAMLAQVLEVQGASASKTSFTELQPLAIRRLDLETIDAVVIGFLNRQSTRHARFMVRRLKRIKPKLRVGIVFWSEVGNGDTETAAELATTLNADFVAFGMVDAVAGALSRKTAIMLKAGHRRRQPARRKRLQAAE, encoded by the coding sequence GTGGCAGCCAATCGTCGTAACGGAGCAGCTGCGTCGGAGCCGGCGCTGGCGAACCTGCTTGCAGCTTCCCGGGGCCATCCGCGCACGGCTCTGCCGACAGTGGCGAGCGTTGTCATCACGGTCGCCGCGCTTTACTTCGGGCGCGAGGTGTTCCTGCCGATCGCTGTCGCGGTGCTCCTGACCTTTGCCATCGCCCCGGTCGTTTCATGGCTGAAGCGCGTCGGCATTCCCCGTCTTGCCGCGGTCATTGCCAGCGTCGCCGGCGCCTTCGCCGCACTTTCGCTGTTCTCCTTCGTCGTCGCCACCCAGGTGAGCGACCTCGCGCAGAATATTCCTATCTACCAGATCAACATCCTGACCAAGGTCCGCGCGCTGAAAGAGAACGGCCTCGGCGGCGGCATCATCTCGCGCCTCAGCGGCGTCATCGAACGTGTCGGCCAGGAAATTGACCGCCAGGAGCCGCAGCTGCCCTCTGCCGCGCAAACGCCGAAGCGCGAGCCGATCCCCGTCGAGGTCGTCTCGCACCAAAAACCGCTCGAGGTGCTGCAGAACCTGATTGAGCCACTGATCAGCCCGCTGGGCTCGGCCGGCCTCGTCGTCATCGTCGTCATCTTCATGCTGATGGAACGGGAGGATCTGCGCGATCGCTTCATCAGGCTGGTCGGCTATGGCGATCTCCACCGCACCACACAGGCGCTCCAGGATGCCGGCAAGCGCGTCGGTCAGTATCTTCTGATGCAATTGGTGGTGAACACCATCTATGCCGTGCCCATCACGGTGGGGCTTTGGGTGCTGGGCATTCCCAACGCTTTGCTGTGGGGCCTGTTGGCGCTGGCGCTGCGCTTTGTCCCCTATATCGGTCCGATCATCGGTGCGCTGCTGCCGTTGTTCCTTGCCTTGGCGGTGGCGCCGGGCTGGTCGCTGCTTTTGTGGACCGCCGCGCTTTTCATCGTCGTGGAGCTCATCACCGGCAATGTCATAGAGCCCTGGCTTTATGGCTCGCACACCGGGCTATCGCCCTTGGCCATCATCGTGGCGGCGATCTTCTGGACCTGGCTGTGGGGGCCGATCGGCCTGGTGCTATCGACGCCGCTCACCGTCTGCCTTGTGGTGCTCGGCCGGCATGTGCCGCAGTTCGAGTTCCTCGACGTGCTGTTCGGCAACGAGCCAGTGCTGGAGCCGCATGCCAGGCTCTATCAGCGGCTGCTGGCCGGCGATCCGGACGAGGCGACCGATCATGCCGAGGAGATGCTGGAGGACAAGTACTTGTTCGAATTCTACGGCAAGGTAGCCATCCCGGCGCTGCTGCTCGGCGAGCAGGACCGGGAGCGCGGCGTCATGGATGATGAGCAGCGCCGGCAGGTCGCCGACAGCGCCATGACGCTGGTCGCCAATCTCGACGACAGCGCCCAGCAGGAGGCCGAGGAGGAGGACGAGAGCGAGCAGGCGGCCGCTGCCGACGAGAAAGCAGCCGACGAGAAGACCGGCGAGAAAAGCTCTGGCGAGGCCAAGTCTGCCGAGGAGGGCGCGGAGGAGGAGATCGATCTGCCCGACGGTTCGGGCATCGCCGTTCTCTGCGCCGGCGGGCGAGGCGAGCTCGACGATGCCGCCGCCGCGATGCTGGCGCAGGTGCTGGAGGTGCAGGGCGCTTCGGCGTCTAAGACGAGCTTCACGGAACTCCAACCGTTGGCGATCCGCCGCCTCGACCTCGAAACCATCGATGCCGTCGTGATCGGCTTCCTCAATCGTCAATCCACCCGCCACGCGCGCTTCATGGTCCGTCGGCTGAAGCGCATCAAGCCGAAACTTCGGGTGGGCATCGTGTTCTGGTCGGAAGTCGGCAATGGTGATACCGAGACCGCAGCAGAACTGGCCACCACCCTTAACGCCGACTTCGTGGCCTTCGGTATGGTCGACGCGGTGGCCGGAGCGCTTTCCAGAAAGACGGCAATCATGCTCAAGGCCGGCCACCGGCGCAGGCAGCCGGCGCGCAGGAAGCGGTTGCAAGCCGCGGAGTAA
- a CDS encoding cupin domain-containing protein, whose protein sequence is MTRPTIFKFGPVEHADGGDLPGWIAVEGSPTMQTAVQHTSDDGKIMSGTWRASVGTYHATYTDYEFVHMIAGRIIITPDGGEPVEVGPGDAFVVEADFKGTWKILEPVIKHFVVVVG, encoded by the coding sequence ATGACCAGACCAACCATTTTCAAATTCGGCCCCGTCGAGCATGCCGATGGCGGTGATCTGCCGGGCTGGATCGCGGTCGAGGGCTCGCCCACCATGCAGACGGCGGTCCAGCACACCAGCGACGACGGCAAGATCATGTCGGGCACCTGGCGCGCGTCCGTCGGCACCTACCACGCCACCTACACCGACTATGAATTCGTCCATATGATCGCCGGCCGCATCATCATCACCCCCGATGGCGGCGAGCCTGTCGAGGTCGGTCCCGGCGATGCCTTCGTCGTCGAGGCTGATTTCAAGGGGACCTGGAAGATCCTCGAGCCGGTGATCAAGCATTTTGTGGTCGTGGTGGGGTGA